One Misgurnus anguillicaudatus chromosome 22, ASM2758022v2, whole genome shotgun sequence DNA segment encodes these proteins:
- the LOC129440494 gene encoding uncharacterized protein, translated as MVQTETSEVRGTEVQSSMSSEVQNPEEHTDQSFKILGNKYYILKPEKTFKCHKDIIGKIQGISCLEEVKSVEECDFLVVFCMIVSKARTDIEAALKELNKLSESKPIIFMVLHHTFDKEKTVPDSSRSVNRINTLTVDLLFYEDEGLLECMKNTETLERIEKLLLQKLVFLYWHPTPACVDLIPFSLSLFPEEAIASTLIVLLGMSGSGKSAAKSMIFGRDERSQTGVCTATQKITKERGRLGGDQVSVLDTPDWFSSGFSMEQIKQNIQLISMCSSGPYALLPVIPIKSEFTVEEREMVNNMEKTFEEISWERVIILFIITDEQKNQNIDKDNFLQHYPNYKELVKKCGERFHLFSFSQTGNSKQLLELLEKIKKMVGGNNSDVCEKDMNWTTSKTDTANKTKDEREISYIQEPLPKSQRTEQTDM; from the exons ATGGTACAGACTGAAACAAGTGAAGTCCGTGGAACAGAAGTCCAGTCAAGCATGAGCTCTGAAGTTCAGAATCCAGAAGAACACACTGATCAATCTTTTAAGATTCTTG GAAATAAATATTACATCCTCAAACCTGAAAAGacatttaaatgtcataaaGATATTATTGGAAAAATCCAAGGAATATCGTGTCTAGAGGAGGTGAAGTCTGTGGAGGAGTGTGATTTTCTAGTGGTTTTCTGCATGATTGTGTCAAAAGCAAGAACTGACATTGAAGCTGCACTGAAGGAGCTTAATAAACTTTCAG AGTCTAAACCGATCATTTTTATGGTGCTGCATCACACATTTGACAAAGAGAAAACTGTACCAGACAGCAGCAGGAGTGTAAACAGGATAAATACGCTCACAGTGGATCTTCTGTTCTATGAGGATGAAGGACTCCTGGAGTGCATGAAAAATACTGAAACATTGGAGAGGATTGAGAAATTGCTACTTCAG AAGCTTGTCTTCCTCTATTGGCACCCGACCCCTGCTTG TGTTGACTTGATACCCTTTTCTTTATCCCTTTTTCCAGAAGAAGCTATTGCATCAACTCTGATTGTCCTGCTGGGCATGTCTGGATCTGGGAAAAGTGCAGCAAAAAGCATGATATTTGGGCGAGATGAAAGAAGTCAGACTGGTGTCTGTACAGCCACTCAGAAGATAACAAAAGAGAGAGGAAGATTAGGTGGAGACCAGGTGTCTGTGTTAGATACTCCTGACTGGTTCAGTTCTGGGTTCTCAATGGAGCAAATAAAGCAAAACATACAACTCATTAGTATGTGTTCCTCCGGACCTTATGCTCTCCTTCCAGTTATACCAATAAAAAGTGAGTTTACTGTAGAGGAAAGAGAGATGGTGAACAATATGGAGAAAACGTTTGAAGAGATATCATGGGAGAGGGTAATAATCCTTTTCATTATTACTgatgaacaaaaaaatcaaaacatagATAAGGACAACTTTCTCCAGCACTACCCCAACTACAAGGAACTGGTGAAAAAATGTGGTGAAAGATttcatttgttcagttttagtCAGACAGGGAATAGCAAACAGCTACTAGAGCTGCTGGAGAAGATAAAGAAGATGGTTGGAGGAAACAACAGTGATGTCTGTGAGAAGGACATGAATTGGACCACTTCTAAAACAGATACAGCTAATAAAACAAAAGATGAAAGGGAGATAAGTTACATTCAAGAACCACTGCCTAAATCTCAGCGCACA GAACAGACTGAcatgtaa